A window of the Anaerosoma tenue genome harbors these coding sequences:
- a CDS encoding DMT family transporter, which produces MTATIALALSTSLLFGVGDFLGGVATRRDSAFAVTGTSHVISIVFMAAAVLLLPAATPTSTDIIAGAVSGLTGVIGVLCLYGALAVGRMSIVAPVSAALSASLPAVYDLATGTSLSPVTISGISLALVAIVVVSVAPEDRLHEPGYEYRPRRALVLAILSGVGFAGGFIALSFTSMESGLTPILAARVVSIAIAVFLAFRVGRGFPVDRTALAPTFGAGVADVLANVTMLTAIRLGPLAVASVLGALFPVVVVTLARIFLKERLHLWQKLGVGLAMIAVVLSAMP; this is translated from the coding sequence ATGACCGCAACCATCGCGCTCGCGCTCTCCACATCACTGCTGTTCGGTGTCGGCGACTTCCTGGGAGGGGTCGCCACTCGGCGCGACTCCGCGTTCGCCGTCACCGGCACGTCGCACGTCATCTCGATCGTGTTCATGGCGGCCGCGGTGCTTCTCCTGCCGGCGGCAACCCCGACCAGCACCGACATCATCGCGGGGGCGGTGTCAGGGCTCACCGGCGTGATCGGCGTCCTCTGCCTCTACGGTGCGCTTGCGGTGGGGCGGATGAGCATCGTCGCGCCCGTCTCGGCGGCGCTGTCCGCGTCGCTGCCGGCGGTGTACGATCTCGCCACCGGGACCTCGCTCTCGCCCGTCACCATCAGCGGCATCTCTCTCGCCCTCGTGGCGATCGTGGTCGTGAGCGTGGCCCCCGAAGACCGCCTTCACGAGCCCGGGTACGAGTACCGCCCTCGAAGGGCGCTCGTGCTCGCGATCCTTTCCGGGGTCGGCTTCGCCGGCGGATTCATAGCGCTTTCGTTCACTTCGATGGAGAGCGGGCTCACTCCCATCCTCGCGGCGCGCGTGGTGTCCATCGCCATCGCCGTGTTCCTGGCGTTCCGCGTGGGGAGAGGATTCCCGGTGGACAGGACCGCGTTGGCGCCTACCTTCGGGGCCGGGGTCGCCGACGTGCTCGCCAACGTGACCATGCTCACCGCGATCAGGCTCGGTCCCCTCGCTGTCGCTTCTGTGCTCGGCGCGCTCTTCCCCGTGGTCGTGGTGACGCTCGCCCGCATCTTCCTCAAGGAGCGGCTGCATCTGTGGCAGAAGCTCGGCGTGGGTCTCGCGATGATCGCGGTCGTCCTCTCGGCCATGCCCTGA